A window of Cucurbita pepo subsp. pepo cultivar mu-cu-16 chromosome LG06, ASM280686v2, whole genome shotgun sequence contains these coding sequences:
- the LOC111796589 gene encoding COP1-interacting protein 7-like isoform X1 — protein sequence MDPRTRLDHALFQLTPTRTRCDLVISGIGGATEKLASGLLQPFISHLKCAKDQISKGGYSITLRPVAGSNASWFTKGTLQRFVRFVSTPEVLERFVTTEKEIVQIESSMSTDAQGNTTAADWNSKRSSPTSRVKGDSDEYNDDAASKENPKVCLQRVLETRKAVLHKEQAMAYARALVTGYELDHIDDLISFADAFGASRLREACINFMDLCKQKNEDKHWIDEIAAMQAFSQPAFPYSETSGIVLAGEDNETNINAQAPRSDSTASQGSLDNNQDGSLPKSAQMPSLNGKAQMPMGWPNHLPQYMHNFHGPYQGYLLPGMQMPPPYYPGNMQWRSNADDSSLVFDREPNGRRSSKSHKNKKKLSHKEVPKTSEQEGTTESSESSVDSESDEHSDDEKIRKKRHGKKSSRTVVIRNINYITSKKNGEKGSHSEDDSSDEGEFIDGDSIKQQVEDAVGTLERRHKPTSRRQKKQNGYGNADDLNDSAGQETNRVSNNSEGEKISSPWDAFQSLIMRENEPDNSDKLPSIQNQDIHFTESEKAPRQRDVSSDSFIMTDRNSANEGRTHIENFEAGDVVANPINRRESTYEELLFSQRGGESRNDAHSMTSDLTNMSSRMKNQRDGDWFVSNPADKSNNQYHNIGPGVYDTDFSSSAQEHLYAEKHKIDVLADDSFMIQSRPLVDNQSNFQSRRDISMVSDIIGDAEQETSRDDKPATFGVNEPDDLYMMLDRDIAIEQTVASWTPEMDYENNFSTIANGKHNDIGPDRVDDHESPGLEKSNKNKESGSKVSSKETRSKGLGGSLVQSRTRKPVSGSRTIVHKSKFEKEEETRKRLEELAIQRQKRIADRSASSKFGSVSSKPGVSKIEKPKSQSLVQEDKKSPKPVLRSSTIDRLAMARTPQKLSATRSPSGQQKKTISSGKLPKTDSKNLISNKVKPSNLKNGHKKLSKALSSDSYGQTTTDGKNDEAALPAESTIPIPNATQPIDNVDDDMEDVKELHTTHSVEKNDETFLSNSNDKVLSVPIEEHTDLVVLSNKALDPSAMNTRENGVADHIAATPETSEIEIETSTPPPSTNDMISEYTTHSRKKWMSDENSPKAPKGFRKLLFFGRKTRNTSMD from the exons ATGGATCCTCGCACCCGTCTGGATCATGCTCTGTTTCAGCTCACTCCGACCAGAACCAG ATGTGATCTGGTTATCTCCGGCATTGGAGGTGCGACTGAGAAACTGGCATCTGGGCTTCTTCAGCCGTTTATCTCCCACCTCAAATGTGCTAAGGATCAGATTTCCAAGGGGGGTTATTCCATTACTCTTCGCCCTGTTGCAGGATCAAACGCTTCTTGGTTCACTAAGGGCACTCTTCAGAG ATTTGTGAGATTTGTTAGCACGCCTGAAGTTCTTGAGAGATTTGTTACTACAGAGAAGGAGATTGTGCAGATTGAGAGTTCTATGTCCACAGATGCACAAG GAAACACGACGGCTGCTGATTGGAACTCGAAAAGATCTAGCCCCACCTCGAGG GTGAAGGGCGATTCGGATGAATATAACGACGATGCTGCCTCGAAGGAGAATCCCAA GGTCTGCCTTCAGCGTGTTCTAGAGACTCGAAAAGCAGTGCTGCACAAAGAGCAAGCAATGGCTTATGCCCGTGCTTTAGTCACAGGATATGAGCTGGATCATATTGATGATCTTATATCTTTTGCTGATGCTTTTGGAGCTTCACGTTTGAG GGAAGCATGTATAAACTTTATGGACTTATGCAAGCAAAAGAATGAAGATAAACACTGGATAGACGAAATAGCAGCTATGCAGGCATTCTCCCAGCCAGCATTTCCTTACTCGGAAACTTCCGGTATCGTACTAGCCGGTGAAGACAACGAAACTAACATCAATGCTCAAGCACCAAGATCGGATTCGACTGCAAGTCAAGGAAGTTTGGATAACAATCAAG ACGGTAGCCTTCCAAAATCAGCGCAAATGCCATCGTTGAATGGGAAAGCTCAAATGCCAATGGGATGGCCGAATCATCTTCCTCAGTATATGCACAACTTTCATGGTCCATATCAAGGATATCTCTTGCCCGGAATGCAGATGCCACCACCATATTACCCAGGGAATATGCAGTGGCGATCAAATGCCGATGACTCGAGTCTTGTTTTTGATCGAGAACCGAATGGTCGTAGGAGTTCTAAATCTcataagaacaagaagaaacttTCACATAAGGAGGTTCCCAAAACTTCAGAACAAGAAGGAACTACTGAGTCCAGTGAATCCAGTGTTGACAGTGAATCAGATGAACACTCCGATGACGAGAAGATACGTAAGAAACGGCATGGAAAGAAGTCCTCACGAACGGTTGTTATTCGAAATATCAATTACATAACCTCAAAGAAGAATGGTGAAAAGGGCAGCCACTCAGAGGATGATTCATCTGATGAGGGTGAGTTTATTGATGGGGATTCCATCAAACAGCAGGTAGAGGACGCGGTCGGGACGTTGGAGAGAAGACATAAACCAACGAGTCGACGCCAAAAGAAACAGAATGGCTATGGCAATGCTGATGACTTAAATGATTCTGCAGGACAGGAGACTAACCGGGTGTCGAACAATTCCGAGGGAGAAAAGATCAGTAGCCCATGGGATGCTTTCCAGAGTCTTATTATGCGAGAAAACGAGCCCGATAACTCGGACAAACTGCCCTCGATTCAGAATCAAGACATCCATTTTACAGAATCAGAGAAAGCACCAAGACAGCGTGATGTTTCAAGTGATTCTTTCATCATGACAGACAGGAACTCAGCTAATGAAGGAAGAACACATATTGAAAACTTTGAAGCTGGTGATGTTGTTGCCAACCCAATTAACAGGAGAGAAAGCACATATGAAGAGCTATTATTTTCACAAAGAGGCGGAGAATCGAGGAACGATGCACATTCCATGACGTCCGATCTTACCAACATGTCTTCGAgaatgaaaaatcaaagagatgGTGATTGGTTTGTCAGCAATCCAGCTGATAAATCCAACAATCAGTATCACAACATCGGTCCCGGAGTTTACGACACCGACTTCTCTTCATCAGCTCAAGAACATCTCTATGCAGAGAAACACAAAATAGATGTTTTGGCTGATGACTCTTTCATGATTCAGTCTCGACCATTAGTAGACAACCAATCCAACTTTCAATCGAGACGAGACATAAGCATGGTATCGGACATTATTGGGGATGCCGAACAAGAAACCTCACGAGATGATAAGCCTGCAACTTTTGGTGTCAATGAACCAGATGACCTTTACATGATGCTCGATCGAGACATAGCTATAGAGCAGACCGTAGCATCTTGGACACCTGAAATGGACTATGAAAATAACTTTTCGACCATAGCCAATGGTAAACACAATGATATTGGACCCGACCGCGTTGACGATCACGAGTCACCTGGTTTGGAAAAgagcaacaaaaacaaagaatctgGTAGCAAAGTTTCAAGTAAAGAAACAAGATCCAAAGGTTTGGGAGGATCTCTTGTtcaatcaagaacaagaaaaccaGTTTCTGGTAGCAGAACTATAGTTCATAAGAGCAAATTCGAGAAG GAAGAAGAGACGAGAAAGAGACTGGAAGAATTGGCGATTCAGCGACAGAAAAGAATCGCTGACCGGAGCGCGTCGAGTAAATTTGGTAGTGTGAGTTCTAAGCCTGGTGTGTCTAAGATTGAGAAGCCAAAAAGCCAATCCCTGGTTCAAGAAGATAAGAAGTCACCTAAGCCTGTACTTAGGAGTTCGACCATAGATCGCCTTGCAATGGCTCGTACACCTCAGAAGTTGTCTGCAACTCGATCGCCATCAGGTCAACAAAAAAAGACGATCTCATCAGGAAAGCTCCCGAAAACCGACAGTAAGAACCTTATCTCGAACAAAGTAAAACCTTCCAATTTAAAAAACGGGCACAAGAAATTGAGTAAGGCACTTTCTTCTGATTCTTATGGTCAGACAACAACGGATGGCAAGAACGACGAAGCAGCATTGCCAGCTGAGTCGACGATACCGATACCAAATGCAACTCAACCGATCGACAATGTCGATGACGATATGGAAGATGTTAAGGAGCTACACACTACCCATTCAGTGgagaaaaatgatgaaacttttCTTAGTAATTCAAACGACAAGGTTTTGTCTGTGCCAATTGAAGAACATACTGATTTAGTGGTGTTGTCCAATAAAGCCTTAGACCCTTCAGCTATGAACACCAGAGAAAATGGTGTAGCTGATCATATTGCAGCCACACCCGAGACTTCTGAGATCGAGATTGAAACCTCGACTCCTCCTCCCTCGACGAACGACATGATCTCGGAGTATACGACACACTCGAGGAAGAAATGGATGAGTGATGAAAACTCTCCCAAAGCACCTAAAGGGTTCAGAAAGCTACTCTTTTTCGGACGTAAAACCCGAAACACGTCCATGGATTGA
- the LOC111796589 gene encoding COP1-interacting protein 7-like isoform X2: MDPRTRLDHALFQLTPTRTRCDLVISGIGGATEKLASGLLQPFISHLKCAKDQISKGGYSITLRPVAGSNASWFTKGTLQRFVRFVSTPEVLERFVTTEKEIVQIESSMSTDAQGNTTAADWNSKRSSPTSRVKGDSDEYNDDAASKENPKVCLQRVLETRKAVLHKEQAMAYARALVTGYELDHIDDLISFADAFGASRLREACINFMDLCKQKNEDKHWIDEIAAMQAFSQPAFPYSETSGIVLAGEDNETNINAQAPRSDSTASQGSLDNNQDGSLPKSAQMPSLNGKAQMPMGWPNHLPQYMHNFHGPYQGYLLPGMQMPPPYYPGNMQWRSNADDSSLVFDREPNGRRSSKSHKNKKKLSHKEVPKTSEQEGTTESSESSVDSESDEHSDDEKIRKKRHGKKSSRTVVIRNINYITSKKNGEKGSHSEDDSSDEGEFIDGDSIKQQVEDAVGTLERRHKPTSRRQKKQNGYGNADDLNDSAGQETNRVSNNSEGEKISSPWDAFQSLIMRENEPDNSDKLPSIQNQDIHFTESEKAPRQRDVSSDSFIMTDRNSANEGRTHIENFEAGDVVANPINRRESTYEELLFSQRGGESRNDAHSMTSDLTNMSSRMKNQRDGDWFVSNPADKSNNQYHNIGPGVYDTDFSSSAQEHLYAEKHKIDVLADDSFMIQSRPLVDNQSNFQSRRDISMVSDIIGDAEQETSRDDKPATFGVNEPDDLYMMLDRDIAIEQTVASWTPEMDYENNFSTIANGKHNDIGPDRVDDHESPGLEKSNKNKESGSKVSSKETRSKGLGGSLVQSRTRKPVSGSRTIVHKSKFEKEEETRKRLEELAIQRQKRIADRSASSKFGSVSSKPGVSKIEKPKSQSLVQEDKKSPKPVLRSSTIDRLAMARTPQKLSATRSPSGQQKKTISSGKLPKTDNNNGWQERRSSIAS; the protein is encoded by the exons ATGGATCCTCGCACCCGTCTGGATCATGCTCTGTTTCAGCTCACTCCGACCAGAACCAG ATGTGATCTGGTTATCTCCGGCATTGGAGGTGCGACTGAGAAACTGGCATCTGGGCTTCTTCAGCCGTTTATCTCCCACCTCAAATGTGCTAAGGATCAGATTTCCAAGGGGGGTTATTCCATTACTCTTCGCCCTGTTGCAGGATCAAACGCTTCTTGGTTCACTAAGGGCACTCTTCAGAG ATTTGTGAGATTTGTTAGCACGCCTGAAGTTCTTGAGAGATTTGTTACTACAGAGAAGGAGATTGTGCAGATTGAGAGTTCTATGTCCACAGATGCACAAG GAAACACGACGGCTGCTGATTGGAACTCGAAAAGATCTAGCCCCACCTCGAGG GTGAAGGGCGATTCGGATGAATATAACGACGATGCTGCCTCGAAGGAGAATCCCAA GGTCTGCCTTCAGCGTGTTCTAGAGACTCGAAAAGCAGTGCTGCACAAAGAGCAAGCAATGGCTTATGCCCGTGCTTTAGTCACAGGATATGAGCTGGATCATATTGATGATCTTATATCTTTTGCTGATGCTTTTGGAGCTTCACGTTTGAG GGAAGCATGTATAAACTTTATGGACTTATGCAAGCAAAAGAATGAAGATAAACACTGGATAGACGAAATAGCAGCTATGCAGGCATTCTCCCAGCCAGCATTTCCTTACTCGGAAACTTCCGGTATCGTACTAGCCGGTGAAGACAACGAAACTAACATCAATGCTCAAGCACCAAGATCGGATTCGACTGCAAGTCAAGGAAGTTTGGATAACAATCAAG ACGGTAGCCTTCCAAAATCAGCGCAAATGCCATCGTTGAATGGGAAAGCTCAAATGCCAATGGGATGGCCGAATCATCTTCCTCAGTATATGCACAACTTTCATGGTCCATATCAAGGATATCTCTTGCCCGGAATGCAGATGCCACCACCATATTACCCAGGGAATATGCAGTGGCGATCAAATGCCGATGACTCGAGTCTTGTTTTTGATCGAGAACCGAATGGTCGTAGGAGTTCTAAATCTcataagaacaagaagaaacttTCACATAAGGAGGTTCCCAAAACTTCAGAACAAGAAGGAACTACTGAGTCCAGTGAATCCAGTGTTGACAGTGAATCAGATGAACACTCCGATGACGAGAAGATACGTAAGAAACGGCATGGAAAGAAGTCCTCACGAACGGTTGTTATTCGAAATATCAATTACATAACCTCAAAGAAGAATGGTGAAAAGGGCAGCCACTCAGAGGATGATTCATCTGATGAGGGTGAGTTTATTGATGGGGATTCCATCAAACAGCAGGTAGAGGACGCGGTCGGGACGTTGGAGAGAAGACATAAACCAACGAGTCGACGCCAAAAGAAACAGAATGGCTATGGCAATGCTGATGACTTAAATGATTCTGCAGGACAGGAGACTAACCGGGTGTCGAACAATTCCGAGGGAGAAAAGATCAGTAGCCCATGGGATGCTTTCCAGAGTCTTATTATGCGAGAAAACGAGCCCGATAACTCGGACAAACTGCCCTCGATTCAGAATCAAGACATCCATTTTACAGAATCAGAGAAAGCACCAAGACAGCGTGATGTTTCAAGTGATTCTTTCATCATGACAGACAGGAACTCAGCTAATGAAGGAAGAACACATATTGAAAACTTTGAAGCTGGTGATGTTGTTGCCAACCCAATTAACAGGAGAGAAAGCACATATGAAGAGCTATTATTTTCACAAAGAGGCGGAGAATCGAGGAACGATGCACATTCCATGACGTCCGATCTTACCAACATGTCTTCGAgaatgaaaaatcaaagagatgGTGATTGGTTTGTCAGCAATCCAGCTGATAAATCCAACAATCAGTATCACAACATCGGTCCCGGAGTTTACGACACCGACTTCTCTTCATCAGCTCAAGAACATCTCTATGCAGAGAAACACAAAATAGATGTTTTGGCTGATGACTCTTTCATGATTCAGTCTCGACCATTAGTAGACAACCAATCCAACTTTCAATCGAGACGAGACATAAGCATGGTATCGGACATTATTGGGGATGCCGAACAAGAAACCTCACGAGATGATAAGCCTGCAACTTTTGGTGTCAATGAACCAGATGACCTTTACATGATGCTCGATCGAGACATAGCTATAGAGCAGACCGTAGCATCTTGGACACCTGAAATGGACTATGAAAATAACTTTTCGACCATAGCCAATGGTAAACACAATGATATTGGACCCGACCGCGTTGACGATCACGAGTCACCTGGTTTGGAAAAgagcaacaaaaacaaagaatctgGTAGCAAAGTTTCAAGTAAAGAAACAAGATCCAAAGGTTTGGGAGGATCTCTTGTtcaatcaagaacaagaaaaccaGTTTCTGGTAGCAGAACTATAGTTCATAAGAGCAAATTCGAGAAG GAAGAAGAGACGAGAAAGAGACTGGAAGAATTGGCGATTCAGCGACAGAAAAGAATCGCTGACCGGAGCGCGTCGAGTAAATTTGGTAGTGTGAGTTCTAAGCCTGGTGTGTCTAAGATTGAGAAGCCAAAAAGCCAATCCCTGGTTCAAGAAGATAAGAAGTCACCTAAGCCTGTACTTAGGAGTTCGACCATAGATCGCCTTGCAATGGCTCGTACACCTCAGAAGTTGTCTGCAACTCGATCGCCATCAGGTCAACAAAAAAAGACGATCTCATCAGGAAAGCTCCCGAAAACCGACA ACAACAACGGATGGCAAGAACGACGAAGCAGCATTGCCAGCTGA